A genomic window from Vagococcus entomophilus includes:
- a CDS encoding PTS transporter subunit IIABC yields the protein MKGKGFEVLQKIGKTFMLPIALLPIAGLMLGVSSAVTTHTSSHSFLFKLFSVINDCGNIVFAYLPLLFAVSIALGMANKVKEVAALSAVVGYFFMYASLTSMISNFLDVKKLKETLGLIGDVVGFHNTMNTGVLGGIIIGLVVAALHNKFYKIELPDSLSFFGGTRFVPIISAIAGVVIGVLLALIWPYIGAGIAWLGAAIASLGVFGTFIYGYIYRALIPLGLHHVFYMPFWQTALGGTATINGHLVEGAQNIAFAQISAGKVVSPEAAKYFSGMFPFMIFGFPAAALAMYRQAKPNKKKEAKGLLFSSAITSIVTGVTEPLEFSFLFASPLLYFGVHCVLAAFSFALMNFLKVGVVVSFSGGLIDLFFNGILPGQDKTNWIPIIIVGVIYAIVYYTVFTFFIKKFNLKTPGREEDDEETKMFTKKDYLASKETANLTDKEIVSYEIVSGLGGTNNLVDVDNCATRLRVTVKDGQLVNQSQLKSTGAAGVVVNGNGVQVIYGPKVANIKTNVDEFIATGKAPKEAATHLVETTEKQQAETQISVDEATNQVPVTEQLELYSVAKGKVVPIEQVNDVVFAQKMMGDGYAVIPENGEIYSPVKGEIMSVFPTKHAIGIKTDTGVEVLLHMGINTVELEGAPFEIFVKDGDKVEPTTKLATVDLQALKDAGKGNEMIVVLTNMDKVKAFELAKTGNQAASSSVGTVEV from the coding sequence ATGAAAGGGAAAGGATTTGAGGTTTTACAAAAAATTGGAAAAACATTTATGTTACCAATTGCTTTACTGCCAATTGCAGGACTAATGCTAGGGGTTAGTTCAGCGGTTACCACCCATACTTCTTCTCACTCATTTTTATTTAAATTGTTCTCGGTTATTAATGATTGTGGGAATATTGTATTTGCTTATCTGCCACTATTGTTTGCAGTATCTATTGCATTAGGAATGGCGAATAAGGTCAAAGAAGTTGCCGCATTATCAGCAGTTGTGGGTTATTTCTTTATGTATGCTTCTCTAACGAGTATGATTAGTAACTTTCTGGATGTTAAAAAGCTAAAAGAAACTTTAGGCCTAATAGGAGATGTTGTAGGTTTCCATAATACAATGAACACTGGTGTTTTAGGTGGAATTATTATTGGGCTTGTCGTTGCAGCGTTACATAATAAATTTTATAAGATTGAATTACCAGATAGTTTGTCCTTCTTTGGGGGAACTCGATTTGTTCCAATTATTTCTGCGATTGCCGGAGTGGTGATTGGGGTATTATTAGCACTTATATGGCCTTATATTGGGGCAGGAATTGCTTGGCTTGGCGCTGCCATTGCTTCATTAGGTGTATTTGGAACCTTTATCTATGGATACATCTACCGTGCGTTAATTCCACTTGGTTTGCACCATGTGTTTTACATGCCGTTTTGGCAAACAGCACTTGGAGGTACAGCGACAATCAATGGGCACTTGGTAGAAGGGGCACAAAATATCGCCTTTGCACAAATTTCAGCTGGAAAAGTTGTTTCGCCTGAAGCGGCTAAGTACTTCTCTGGAATGTTTCCTTTCATGATTTTTGGTTTTCCTGCTGCAGCGTTAGCAATGTATCGTCAAGCAAAACCAAATAAGAAGAAAGAAGCAAAAGGTTTGCTCTTTTCTTCAGCAATTACTTCGATTGTAACGGGGGTAACTGAACCATTAGAATTCTCCTTTTTATTTGCTTCTCCGCTTCTTTACTTTGGGGTTCATTGTGTGCTTGCAGCATTTTCATTTGCATTGATGAATTTCTTGAAAGTGGGAGTAGTCGTTTCGTTTTCTGGAGGATTAATTGACTTGTTCTTTAATGGAATCTTACCAGGGCAAGACAAAACAAACTGGATTCCAATTATTATAGTTGGGGTTATTTATGCGATTGTTTACTATACTGTGTTTACTTTCTTTATCAAAAAGTTCAACTTGAAAACACCAGGACGTGAAGAAGATGATGAAGAAACCAAAATGTTTACTAAAAAAGACTATTTAGCTTCAAAAGAAACAGCCAATTTGACCGACAAAGAAATTGTTTCTTATGAGATTGTTTCAGGATTAGGTGGAACAAATAATTTGGTAGACGTTGATAATTGTGCTACCCGGCTGCGTGTGACTGTAAAAGATGGACAACTAGTCAATCAATCACAGTTAAAAAGTACTGGGGCTGCTGGAGTGGTGGTAAACGGAAATGGTGTACAAGTAATTTACGGACCAAAAGTTGCGAATATAAAAACAAATGTTGATGAATTTATTGCAACTGGAAAAGCACCCAAAGAAGCAGCAACACACCTGGTTGAAACGACCGAAAAACAGCAGGCTGAAACGCAAATTTCAGTAGATGAGGCTACAAATCAAGTTCCTGTCACGGAGCAGCTTGAGCTATACTCTGTAGCAAAAGGAAAAGTCGTTCCAATTGAGCAAGTAAATGATGTTGTATTTGCCCAAAAAATGATGGGGGATGGCTATGCTGTTATTCCAGAAAATGGGGAAATTTATTCTCCCGTAAAAGGGGAAATTATGAGTGTTTTCCCAACAAAACACGCAATTGGAATTAAAACAGATACTGGTGTGGAAGTCTTACTACACATGGGGATCAATACAGTGGAGCTTGAAGGAGCTCCATTTGAAATCTTTGTCAAAGATGGCGACAAAGTAGAGCCAACGACTAAGCTGGCTACGGTTGATTTACAGGCACTTAAAGATGCTGGGAAAGGCAATGAGATGATTGTTGTCTTGACTAATATGGATAAAGTGAAAGCTTTTGAATTAGCAAAGACGGGAAATCAAGCTGCTAGTAGCAGTGTGGGGACGGTCGAGGTTTAG
- a CDS encoding asparaginase yields the protein MKKVLILHTGGTIAMHEDPESGSVVTDPQNPLLTSSLTLESGTELIIEDFLNVPSPHITPTHMLHLKERIQKAHTEGVYGVVITHGTDTLEETAYFLDITIGQLMPIVLTGAMRSSNEIGSDGLYNFQSAIRVASAKQSKGKGVLVVMNDEIHTARYVTKTHTTNVATFRTPTFGPIGLITKSKILFFQELTQTSQLAIQSVTGTIPIVKAYAGMEETLLTILSEAQLDGLVIEALGAGNLPPKTLPAIQKLLDKKVPIVLVSRCFNGIAEGVYGYEGGGKQLIDLGVMFCTGLNSQKARIKLLVALNHQMSSNALVEFITTEG from the coding sequence ATGAAGAAAGTTCTAATTTTGCATACAGGTGGTACCATTGCCATGCACGAAGATCCTGAATCAGGAAGTGTCGTGACCGATCCTCAGAATCCACTTCTTACCTCTTCTCTTACTTTGGAATCGGGTACTGAACTTATCATAGAGGATTTCTTGAATGTTCCCTCTCCTCATATTACGCCTACTCACATGCTGCACCTAAAAGAACGCATACAAAAAGCGCATACTGAGGGTGTCTATGGAGTGGTGATTACCCATGGTACAGATACCTTAGAAGAAACAGCTTATTTTTTAGATATCACGATTGGACAACTTATGCCAATTGTTTTGACTGGAGCAATGCGTTCCAGTAATGAAATTGGCTCGGATGGTCTCTATAATTTTCAGTCTGCTATTCGTGTGGCCTCTGCTAAACAAAGTAAAGGAAAAGGTGTTTTGGTCGTTATGAATGATGAGATTCATACTGCTCGCTATGTTACAAAGACTCATACCACCAATGTTGCTACGTTCAGAACTCCAACTTTTGGTCCTATCGGATTGATTACAAAAAGTAAAATCTTGTTTTTTCAAGAACTGACACAAACTTCACAACTAGCTATTCAATCTGTAACAGGTACCATTCCAATTGTTAAAGCCTATGCTGGGATGGAAGAGACCTTACTAACGATTCTTTCAGAAGCACAGCTAGATGGACTAGTAATTGAAGCATTAGGAGCCGGAAATCTTCCCCCTAAAACTTTACCTGCAATACAAAAGCTTTTAGACAAAAAAGTGCCAATCGTTTTAGTTTCTCGTTGCTTTAACGGAATTGCCGAAGGAGTATACGGTTATGAAGGCGGGGGGAAACAACTGATTGACTTAGGTGTAATGTTTTGTACAGGACTAAACAGTCAAAAAGCACGAATCAAATTACTCGTGGCCCTTAATCATCAGATGTCGTCAAATGCTTTGGTTGAATTTATTACTACTGAAGGGTAG
- a CDS encoding DUF72 domain-containing protein: MRELIRIGLTTWSEHTDLSNGKKPTLAEYASKFPLVEVDTLFYGIPRKTTVASWIEAVPPSFRFILKVPKAMTLHEEWQKNYESEKDLYLQFFESVAPLISKNQLYAFLFQFPPYFSCTKENILHLKKIRKIFKELPIAIEFRNAAWFSDPMQAKMIRFMQENQFILTIVDSPQLPTNAIPFLPLATHSSKVLIRCHGRNIQGWLEKGEDWRQKRTLYDYNEKELEELAEHASQLESKQLEVAIIFNNNSGGDAYRNATSLKNRLNIQYADLNPEQIDLF, encoded by the coding sequence ATGAGGGAATTGATTCGTATAGGGCTCACAACTTGGTCAGAACATACAGACTTAAGTAATGGGAAAAAACCGACATTGGCTGAATACGCCTCAAAATTTCCTTTGGTAGAGGTAGATACTCTTTTTTATGGGATTCCAAGGAAAACTACGGTTGCTTCATGGATAGAAGCAGTTCCACCAAGTTTTCGGTTTATTTTAAAAGTGCCAAAAGCAATGACTTTGCATGAGGAATGGCAAAAAAACTATGAGAGTGAAAAAGATCTCTATCTACAATTTTTTGAATCAGTTGCTCCTCTTATCTCAAAAAATCAGTTGTATGCTTTTTTGTTTCAGTTTCCACCATATTTTTCTTGTACAAAAGAAAACATTCTTCATCTAAAAAAGATTCGAAAAATCTTTAAAGAACTACCAATTGCTATTGAGTTTCGCAATGCGGCATGGTTTTCCGATCCAATGCAAGCTAAAATGATTCGATTTATGCAGGAAAATCAATTTATCTTAACGATTGTCGATAGTCCGCAACTCCCAACAAATGCCATTCCTTTTTTACCACTTGCAACTCATAGTTCAAAAGTATTGATTCGTTGTCATGGCAGAAACATTCAAGGCTGGCTTGAAAAAGGGGAAGATTGGCGCCAAAAAAGAACATTATATGATTATAACGAAAAAGAATTAGAAGAACTTGCAGAGCATGCGTCACAATTAGAAAGTAAGCAATTAGAGGTAGCAATTATTTTTAATAATAATTCTGGTGGAGATGCGTATCGGAATGCAACTTCTTTAAAAAATAGATTAAACATTCAATATGCGGATCTGAATCCTGAACAAATTGATTTGTTTTAA
- a CDS encoding Cof-type HAD-IIB family hydrolase, whose protein sequence is MIKAVFFDVDGTLLTNQSQILPSTKQAIKQLQKQGILCGIATGRGPSQLKNRLDNVTFDLFVTYNGQLAYNETTTFVSKPFSQEIVHAIAKYSIKEKKQTVFGFSDELKGSYYMTQGEKGWLKKISNLFPKNISASFLKKVLRLLGSGGQGTYKKLLHTTEPVYQCMMVSDIREQSALSTSFPDCDFTRSSSYLVDILPKNGAKEKGIQAVCAAYGITQEEIMVFGDSWNDIGMLSYAGIGVAMGNALTEVKKSANYVTSDNNHDGIMNALHYYQLLN, encoded by the coding sequence ATGATAAAGGCAGTTTTTTTTGATGTTGATGGGACACTATTAACAAATCAGTCACAGATTTTACCTAGTACAAAACAAGCAATCAAGCAACTACAAAAACAAGGAATTCTGTGTGGTATTGCTACGGGGAGAGGGCCAAGTCAATTAAAAAATCGGTTAGACAACGTCACATTTGATCTATTTGTGACCTATAATGGACAATTGGCTTATAACGAGACGACGACCTTTGTTTCAAAACCATTTTCCCAAGAGATTGTTCACGCTATCGCTAAGTATTCGATTAAGGAAAAGAAACAAACCGTCTTTGGGTTTTCAGATGAATTAAAAGGCAGTTATTATATGACCCAAGGAGAAAAAGGATGGTTGAAAAAAATTTCGAACCTATTTCCCAAGAATATTTCTGCTTCTTTTCTTAAAAAAGTATTGCGGCTTTTAGGTAGTGGAGGACAAGGTACGTATAAAAAGCTCTTGCATACGACTGAACCAGTTTATCAGTGTATGATGGTGAGTGATATTCGTGAACAATCTGCGCTGAGTACAAGTTTTCCTGATTGTGATTTTACTCGATCAAGTAGTTATTTAGTCGACATCCTACCAAAAAATGGTGCAAAGGAAAAAGGCATACAGGCTGTGTGTGCTGCTTACGGCATAACTCAAGAAGAAATTATGGTTTTTGGAGATAGCTGGAATGATATTGGGATGTTAAGCTATGCAGGAATTGGGGTAGCAATGGGGAATGCGTTAACGGAAGTCAAAAAAAGCGCCAACTATGTGACGAGCGATAACAATCACGATGGAATTATGAACGCTTTACACTATTATCAGTTACTTAATTAA
- a CDS encoding HAD family hydrolase, with protein sequence MDHFYEKVQEFHNEFHPSEHSKPTAFNLVEAKHRAEFKIEEIVEFIYASSENDSQLFAQNIAYLKGSIDKAVNKIQQKQKKVKDPLVEQVDALTDLLYLTYGSFVLMGVDPTEIFHIVHQANMGKKFPDGLAHFDPITHKILKPAHWEAMFAPENKIKKALDKQKNK encoded by the coding sequence ATGGATCATTTTTATGAAAAAGTTCAAGAATTCCACAATGAATTTCATCCAAGTGAACACTCAAAACCAACTGCATTCAATCTAGTAGAAGCAAAACATCGTGCTGAATTTAAAATTGAAGAAATAGTAGAATTTATTTATGCATCATCTGAAAATGACTCGCAGCTTTTTGCACAAAATATTGCCTATCTAAAAGGGAGTATAGATAAGGCTGTAAATAAAATTCAACAAAAACAAAAAAAAGTTAAGGATCCATTAGTAGAACAGGTCGATGCTTTGACAGATTTACTTTATTTGACGTATGGTTCATTTGTTTTAATGGGAGTCGACCCAACTGAAATCTTTCACATTGTCCATCAAGCAAATATGGGGAAGAAATTTCCAGATGGACTGGCTCATTTTGACCCAATAACACATAAAATACTAAAACCTGCACATTGGGAAGCAATGTTTGCTCCTGAAAATAAAATCAAAAAAGCGCTGGACAAACAAAAAAATAAATAA
- a CDS encoding aspartate kinase yields MKVIKFGGSSLASATQLKKVLDIVKSDDKRKFVVVSAPGKRSTDDEKVTDMLIQYAEAYLANKEVNKYQEKIINRYADMVQELHLDSSVLTKISDSIKKLCHLDKTHPHRVLDTFKASGEDNNAKLVAAYFSSNGLPATYVNPKQAGLLVSDEPGCANVLDEAYEQLSNLHHIEGTLVIPGFFGYTKKGDICTFSRGGSDITGSIIAAGVHAELYENFTDVDAIYAAHPGIIDEPKKIDVLTFREMRELSYAGFGVFHDEALIPAFKANIPVVIKNTNNPSAPGTNIVASRATNPHESVIGIAGDAGFSSIYISKYLMNREVGFGRHVLAIFESLNLNYEHMPSGIDDISIVLRESQITSELEQILLERLKKELCLDEVKVRHGLSMIVVVGEGMKSRVGIAAKGTCALAKAGINLEMINQGSSEVSIIFGIKKEDEIDAIKALYHAYFNE; encoded by the coding sequence AAAAGTTTTGGATATTGTAAAATCTGATGATAAACGAAAATTTGTCGTCGTTTCTGCTCCAGGTAAACGTAGCACCGATGATGAAAAAGTAACGGATATGCTTATTCAATACGCAGAAGCTTACCTCGCAAATAAAGAGGTAAACAAGTATCAAGAAAAAATTATCAATCGATATGCAGATATGGTGCAAGAACTTCACTTAGATTCTTCTGTCTTAACCAAAATTTCAGATTCCATCAAAAAACTTTGCCACTTGGATAAAACGCATCCGCATCGTGTATTAGATACGTTTAAAGCGAGTGGTGAAGATAATAACGCCAAATTAGTTGCGGCTTATTTTAGCTCTAATGGCTTGCCTGCAACGTATGTGAATCCTAAACAAGCAGGCTTACTTGTTAGTGACGAGCCTGGCTGCGCCAATGTACTAGATGAAGCTTACGAGCAGTTATCCAACTTGCATCATATAGAGGGAACACTCGTGATTCCTGGTTTCTTTGGTTATACAAAAAAAGGAGATATCTGTACGTTTTCAAGAGGTGGCTCTGATATAACTGGTTCCATTATTGCCGCAGGAGTTCATGCTGAATTATACGAAAACTTTACGGATGTTGATGCGATTTATGCAGCGCATCCCGGAATTATTGACGAGCCTAAAAAAATTGATGTTTTGACTTTTAGAGAGATGCGTGAGCTTAGTTACGCTGGCTTTGGTGTTTTTCATGATGAAGCATTAATCCCTGCATTTAAAGCAAATATTCCAGTTGTCATCAAGAATACCAATAACCCTAGTGCTCCTGGAACCAACATCGTAGCTTCAAGAGCGACTAATCCTCATGAATCCGTCATTGGAATTGCTGGAGATGCTGGATTTTCAAGTATTTATATTAGCAAATATTTGATGAACCGCGAAGTGGGTTTTGGTCGTCATGTTTTAGCTATCTTTGAAAGTTTAAATTTGAATTATGAGCATATGCCTTCTGGAATTGATGATATTTCAATTGTGCTGAGAGAAAGTCAAATTACATCTGAGCTTGAGCAAATCCTACTGGAGCGTTTAAAGAAAGAATTATGTCTTGACGAAGTAAAAGTAAGACATGGTCTATCAATGATTGTTGTAGTAGGTGAGGGAATGAAAAGTCGCGTTGGAATTGCGGCAAAAGGTACTTGCGCTTTGGCTAAGGCTGGAATTAACTTGGAAATGATTAATCAAGGCTCTTCAGAGGTGAGCATTATCTTTGGAATAAAAAAAGAGGATGAAATAGACGCAATCAAAGCTCTTTACCATGCCTACTTTAACGAGTGA